ATTAAGTTTGAAACTTAATTAAGATGATTATTTAATAACATACAACATCAAGACGCGTATCGGCAGATGTGATCTGCATGCTAAACTTTGGTTCATTCTTTCCATCCAATTTGCTTAATCTATAGGATTCTAAGTTACAGTATTTATAGTGTTGGCCTAATGGACCATCGTGACTATCGTACTGGCTCACAAAGGGCTGTCCTCTATTGCACCCGAGAACACCGTGTCCGCATTCGAATCCGCGCTGGCGGCAGGCGCAGACGGTTTCGAGACCGACATCCAGATGACTCGCGATTGTGTGCCCGTATGCTCCCATGGATATACCGCGGAGGCTGCCTGCGGCGGCAAAAGACCCATCCACGAGCTTTCCCTGGAGGAGCTTAATGGTCACAACCCGAAAGGCATGGGCGGAAGGATTCCCACTTTAGAGGAATGCCTACATGCAACGGGAACTCAGGGAATTGCCAATCTCGAGCTGAAGACGCCTTACATCAGACGCAGGGAATACGTCGAGGGCATCGCTTCGCGTCTGAAGGATTTCGGAATCGGAAGAAGGGCGATCGTCACGTCTTTCGACCATTCCCTCGTCAGGGACATCCAACATATGGATGCTGGATGCGGCACGGGCGTTCTGATGCTGCCTGTCGTCGATGATTTCGGGGAGATAATCGACATCATAGGGGAGTGCTACCCTCGCGATAAGCCCATGGATGCTCTGACGATGGAGGACGTCTCGCCATTGGAGGACTCGACCATCATACAGGACGTCCTGGGGATCGACGGCGCATCTCCCGGCGAAGTGTATCTCGGCCTCGGCAGGACTCTGGGCAGGATATACCCAGGGGAGACGTTCGTATCCATCAGCAAACGTATAATGAGCCAGGCGGACGTACCGTCGTATGTCGACGGATTGGATTTCAAACCCGATTACGTGTTCTGCCATTACCTGTCCTGTTTCACGGAGCCAGACACGATATCGTCGATACATGACAGAGGCATGAAGGCATTCGCATGGACGGTGGACAATCCGAGATACGCCGAGAGATTGCGTGAAATGGGCGTCGACGGATTCATATCGAACGAACCCGCGGTGCTTATCAGGGCCATTACGAGCGGACAGAGCCGAACGTCAGGCCCCTCATGAGAACATCGGTTCCTTCTCTTTCTCATTATCAGGACCGATATCGCGAAGAACAGGGCCGTGACCGCCAGCACATATAGAATCGACGTCGTCCCCGTGAACTCGTATCCCGCGACGCTGAGGTCCACGCCCATCTCCTCCCTGAACTCGGAGGCGCCCCCGGGACCGAAGACATCGTCCATGGGCCCGGAGCACAGATGCTGACGGAACAACGCGGCCATATGCGTGGCAGGGATGAGGTTGGCTACGGCATAGACGGCCTTTGGGAAGGCCACCATCGGCAGGTAAAGACCGTACAACAATCCTATGAGCGTGCTCATGATGATGGAGAATCCCGTGTATGCGCTCTGACTCTTCAATAAGGACGCGAGGGCGAACAGGATTATCGAACTGGATAGCGCAGAAGGCACCAGAAGCAGTATGCTGGCGAAGACATCGGGGATTCCTAGCTCGCAACCGGTCGCGCAGAGGTACGCCAATGCGAATGCCAACGTCGCGGCGCTCACGATGAGTCCTGCCAGAAATGCGCTCAACACGTATCCCGCCGCCAATTCCGACGGCTTTATCGGCGCTATCCTGAAGCACATGTCCTTGCCGGACACCTTGTCGTCAACCATGCATTGAAGCGAACCGGCACAAGACGTGACGGACACGATCCCGATTATGCCCGCCATCACCCAGGAATCCACCAGGCTAGGCAGCTGCTCGCCGGAAAGGATCGTCCATCCTTCCGACGACATGCTGGATATCAGGACGTTCCTCAGAAACAGAAGATATAGCAACACGACTATGAGTGCCGTCAGGAACGAGAATAAGACGGCAGCCCTGTCCCGGAAGAAGCATAGGACGTTCCTCTTCGTCAGCGCCAACACCGCATTCATCTGCTGGAACCTCCCGTTATGGCGATGAACGCGTCATCCAGGGTGCCGGTGCGCACCTCGAACGATTCCATCATGCCTTTCAGCCTTTCGACTATGGGTACCGCATCCATGGTGCAGCCCAGCTCTATCCTCAGGACGCCTGAGCGCACGGAATATCCGATTCCGAGCCCGTCCAGCACGGATTTCACGGCGTCTGCATCCTTGGGAAGTATCTCCAGATAATCGGAGCTGTATCTCTCCTTGAGGACCGAAGGCTTTCCGTGGGCGACGATCTCGCCCTCGTTTATTATCACGATGTCATCGGCGGTGGCGGCCTCCTCCATGTAATGGGTGGTCAGGAAGACGGTCATCCCTTCTTCTTTCAGACGCCGGATATAGGCCCATATCGAATTCCTGGCCTGGGGGTCCAGGCTCGCCGTCGGCTCATCCAGAAGCAAGAGCCTGGGGCCGTGCAGGATCGCCCTCGCGATTTCAACCCTCCTCCTCTGTCCTCCGGATAGATCGGAACATGGCCTGTCGGACAGGTCAGACAGCCCCACCTTGACGAGCGCCTCTTCGATCCTGGCCGCCAGATCGGCCTTCTTGAAGCCGTACAGGGAACCGTGGATCTCCAGGTTCTCGCGCACGGACAGCCTCTGGTCGAGCTTGTTGTCCTGGAAGACTACCCCTATCTCCCTCCTCGCCTTCTCGGGTTCCATTCCGAACAAGGTCACGTC
The window above is part of the Candidatus Methanomethylophilaceae archaeon genome. Proteins encoded here:
- a CDS encoding ABC transporter ATP-binding protein; translated protein: MEMGKAISVAGLRKSYGSFQAVKGISFDVEEGAFFAFLGPNGAGKSTTIAILCSLLSKDSGDVTLFGMEPEKARREIGVVFQDNKLDQRLSVRENLEIHGSLYGFKKADLAARIEEALVKVGLSDLSDRPCSDLSGGQRRRVEIARAILHGPRLLLLDEPTASLDPQARNSIWAYIRRLKEEGMTVFLTTHYMEEAATADDIVIINEGEIVAHGKPSVLKERYSSDYLEILPKDADAVKSVLDGLGIGYSVRSGVLRIELGCTMDAVPIVERLKGMMESFEVRTGTLDDAFIAITGGSSR